A window from Vigna angularis cultivar LongXiaoDou No.4 chromosome 7, ASM1680809v1, whole genome shotgun sequence encodes these proteins:
- the LOC108336416 gene encoding probable plastid-lipid-associated protein 8, chloroplastic, with the protein MAAASASATSLFLPSSFKLNAPTNNSVTLRFPLLNRRSNGFRIAASVSVSNPNVRTGPDDLVASILSKVVQTDGGVLLKNEEHKEVAEVAQELQKYCVSEPVKCPLIFGEWDVVYCSRPTSPGGGYRSAIGRLFFNTKEMVQAVEAPDIVRNKVTLSVLGFLDAEVSLKGKLTALDSEWIKVIFEAPEIKVGSWKVQYGGQSEVKLKITYVDDKIRLGLGSRGSLFVFQRI; encoded by the exons ATGGCTGCGGCTTCAGCTTCTGCAACTTCTCTCTTCCTTCCTTCTTCGTTCAAACTCAATGCTCCGACGAACAACTCCGTCACGCTCCGGTTTCCTCTCCTCAATCGCCGTTCCAACGGTTTCAGAATCGCCGCTTCGGTTTCCGTTTCCAATCCGAACGTGCGAACAGGCCCTGACGATCTCGTTGCATCTATTCTCTCGAAG GTTGTGCAAACAGATGGAGGAGTTTTACTGAAGAACGAAGAGCATAAAGAGGTGGCTGAAGTGGCTCAGGAACTGCAGAAGTACTGCGTGAGTGAGCCAGTGAAATGCCCTTTAATATTTGGAG AGTGGGATGTGGTGTACTGTTCACGGCCAACATCACCTGGAGGTGGCTATAGGAGTGCAATTGGGCGCCTTTTCTTCAACACAAAGGAAATGGTTCAAGCAGTCGAGGCTCCTGATATTGTGAGAAACAAGGTCACGCTTTCTGTTTTAGGCTTTCTGGATGCAGAGGTGTCTCTGAAGG GAAAACTCACGGCGCTGGATAGTGAATGGATTAAAGTTATATTTGAAGCACCTGAAATAAAAGTAGGATCATGGAAGGTCCAGTATGGTGGCCAGAGtgaagttaaacttaaaatcacTTATGTAGATGACAAAATCCGGTTAGGATTGGGTTCAAGAGgttctttgtttgtttttcaaAGAATTTGA